In Deltaproteobacteria bacterium, the following are encoded in one genomic region:
- a CDS encoding NCS2 family permease: protein MAQSTYHPPWFVRKDLDGFFGLMIDNLIQLILIVSLCRELIHLPDSYIFGKILPGAAISILVGNFFYAWQARQLARETGRDDVTALPYGINTVSLFAFVFFIMLPIYLETKDPVRAWQVGLVACFLNGVIEIFGAFVAEAVRRVTPRAALLSALSGIAITFIAMDFTFKIFAQPLVALVPMGIIFVAYFSHQKLPLGLPGGMVAIVVGTILGWSLGTMHGKSLNIDFAPVAPSFAGGALWQAMTDPTFLKCFSVIFPMGIFNVVGSLQNIESAEAAGDRFKTFPSLMANGIGSVVAALFGSVFPTTIYIGHPGWKRLGARSGYSALNGVFISFLCLTGTIQAVLALIPIEAGIGILLYIGIVIVAQSFQETPKEHAPAVALGIVPALAGWGLLMVETGLRAAGKSLFDVGLAKFNQESLALHGMISLERGFIFTSMILAAIGVALIERKFFRAGHWAIAAALLSAIGVIHAYDLTVAGITSRFGLLAAPDFFLAYLLLAGLFYGIGLLAAKEPA from the coding sequence ATGGCGCAATCCACTTACCACCCCCCTTGGTTCGTGCGCAAAGATCTCGACGGGTTTTTCGGGTTGATGATAGACAATCTCATTCAATTGATTTTGATCGTCAGTCTATGCCGGGAGCTGATTCATCTGCCGGACAGTTATATTTTCGGCAAGATTCTTCCCGGCGCGGCGATTTCGATTCTCGTCGGGAATTTTTTCTACGCTTGGCAGGCGCGCCAATTGGCGCGGGAGACGGGGCGAGATGATGTGACGGCATTGCCGTACGGCATTAACACGGTGAGTCTTTTCGCTTTCGTGTTTTTTATCATGTTGCCGATTTACCTTGAGACCAAAGATCCGGTGCGGGCTTGGCAGGTGGGCCTGGTCGCCTGTTTTCTCAACGGCGTGATCGAAATCTTCGGCGCGTTCGTCGCCGAAGCGGTGCGCCGGGTCACGCCACGGGCGGCGCTGCTCTCGGCGTTGTCCGGCATTGCTATTACTTTCATCGCCATGGATTTCACTTTCAAGATTTTCGCTCAACCGTTAGTTGCATTGGTTCCGATGGGAATCATTTTCGTCGCATATTTTTCGCATCAGAAACTGCCCCTTGGACTTCCCGGCGGTATGGTCGCCATCGTCGTCGGCACGATATTGGGTTGGTCGCTAGGAACGATGCACGGAAAATCATTGAACATCGATTTCGCGCCGGTGGCGCCATCGTTTGCCGGTGGCGCACTGTGGCAGGCGATGACCGATCCGACATTCCTAAAATGCTTCTCGGTGATTTTTCCCATGGGAATTTTCAACGTCGTCGGTTCGTTGCAGAATATCGAAAGCGCCGAAGCGGCGGGCGATCGCTTCAAAACTTTTCCATCGCTAATGGCCAACGGCATCGGCTCGGTGGTGGCGGCGCTGTTCGGCAGCGTGTTTCCGACGACGATTTACATCGGCCACCCCGGTTGGAAGCGGCTCGGCGCGCGCTCGGGCTATTCGGCGCTCAACGGCGTATTCATCAGTTTTCTCTGCCTCACCGGCACGATTCAGGCGGTGCTCGCTCTCATTCCAATCGAGGCCGGCATCGGCATTCTCCTTTACATCGGTATCGTCATCGTCGCCCAATCGTTTCAAGAAACGCCGAAGGAACATGCGCCGGCGGTGGCTTTGGGAATTGTTCCAGCGTTGGCCGGCTGGGGATTGTTGATGGTCGAGACCGGGCTGCGCGCCGCGGGAAAATCCCTGTTCGATGTTGGGCTGGCCAAATTCAACCAGGAAAGTTTGGCGCTTCACGGTATGATTTCACTCGAGCGCGGCTTCATCTTCACGTCGATGATTCTCGCCGCCATCGGTGTTGCACTGATCGAAAGAAAATTTTTCCGCGCCGGCCATTGGGCGATCGCGGCGGCTTTGCTTTCAGCCATCGGCGTCATTCACGCTTACGATCTCACCGTGGCGGGCATCACCAGCCGCTTTGGTTTGCTGGCGGCGCCGGATTTTTTTCTTGCTTATTTGCTGCTAGCCGGGCTTTTCTACGGGATCGGTTTGCTGGCGGCGAAAGAGCCGGCCTGA
- a CDS encoding histidine phosphatase family protein encodes MQIVLVRHGATDWNLQHRCQGSSDRDLSEVGVRQAEEIAVVLGAENISAIYASDLQRARRTAEVISQPHKLPVLIEEKIRELDHGKLEGLTFNEIKDNFGDFLIRWRTEPADLQVPGGERLSDVAERAWVGLNRIVNRHGATDTIVIVSHNFPIVGIVCRITGTPLNNYRDFHLDPCGISRLQCQDDGRWQVTHVNGKTYAANGQAGSFAASKPIP; translated from the coding sequence GTGCAGATCGTTTTAGTGCGCCACGGCGCCACCGATTGGAACTTGCAGCATCGCTGCCAAGGTTCTTCGGATCGCGATTTGAGCGAAGTTGGCGTGCGTCAGGCCGAAGAGATCGCCGTCGTGCTCGGCGCTGAAAATATCTCGGCGATTTACGCCAGCGATTTGCAACGCGCGCGCCGCACCGCCGAAGTGATCAGCCAGCCACACAAACTGCCGGTGCTGATCGAAGAAAAAATCCGTGAACTGGATCACGGCAAGCTCGAAGGGTTAACCTTCAACGAGATCAAAGACAACTTCGGCGACTTTCTCATCCGCTGGCGCACCGAGCCAGCCGACCTGCAAGTTCCCGGCGGCGAACGCTTGAGCGACGTCGCCGAGCGCGCTTGGGTTGGCCTGAATCGAATCGTCAACCGTCACGGCGCCACCGACACCATCGTCATTGTCAGCCATAATTTTCCTATCGTCGGCATCGTCTGCCGGATCACCGGCACACCGCTTAATAATTATCGCGACTTCCACCTCGACCCTTGCGGCATCAGCCGGCTCCAATGCCAGGACGACGGCCGCTGGCAAGTCACCCACGTCAACGGCAAAACATATGCCGCCAACGGTCAGGCCGGCTCTTTCGCCGCCAGCAAACCGATCCCGTAG